From Alphaproteobacteria bacterium:
CAGTGGGATCGGCGAGGCGTTGGCCTACGCCTACGCCGCCCCGACCGTGCGCATCGCCCTTTCCGGGCGCGACGCAGCGCGGCTAGAGGCCGTTGCGTCGGCTTGTCGCGCCAAGGGTGCGCGCGTCTCGGTAGCCGCAATCGACGTGACCGACGGCGCCGCGATGGCAAGCTGGATCGCAACCCAAAATGAAGCGCTCCCCCTCGATCTCGTAATTGCGAACGCCGGCGTTTCGGCGGGAACGGCGCGCGGTGGCGAAAGCGTTGCGCAGGCGCGGCTCATCTTCGCAATCAACCTCGATGGCGCGATCAACACAGTGCATCCTGCAATCGCATGTATGGCCGGACGTCGACGGGGCCAAATCGCGATCATGAGTTCCCTCGCCGCATTCCGCGGCTTTGCGGGTGCTCCGGCCTATTCCGCGAGCAAGGCGGCCGTGCGCGTTTATGGCGAGGCACTTCGCACGAGGCTGCGCGGCAAAGGGATCGAGGTCTCTGTAATCTGTCCCGGCTTCGTGCGCAGCCGCATGACGGCCGGCAACAACTTTCCCATGCCGCTTCTGATGGATGCGGATCGCGCCGCGGCAATTATCAAGCGCCAACTCGCCCGCAACAAATCGCGAATTGCGTTTCCGTGGCCCCTATATTTGGCCGCTTGGCTTCTTGCGACGCTGCCACCCGCGCTCACGGATCGGTGGATGGTGAAGCTGCCCGAGAAGGCTTCCG
This genomic window contains:
- a CDS encoding SDR family NAD(P)-dependent oxidoreductase, producing MRDPQHILITGGSSGIGEALAYAYAAPTVRIALSGRDAARLEAVASACRAKGARVSVAAIDVTDGAAMASWIATQNEALPLDLVIANAGVSAGTARGGESVAQARLIFAINLDGAINTVHPAIACMAGRRRGQIAIMSSLAAFRGFAGAPAYSASKAAVRVYGEALRTRLRGKGIEVSVICPGFVRSRMTAGNNFPMPLLMDADRAAAIIKRQLARNKSRIAFPWPLYLAAWLLATLPPALTDRWMVKLPEKASARTEPPAAPSS